Proteins encoded within one genomic window of Saccharopolyspora pogona:
- a CDS encoding type I polyketide synthase yields MPEARTRTMPPVAIVGVSALLPGSSDPGGFWRTVVTGEDQVTEVPATHWLVEDHYDPDPAAPDKTYAHRGAFLSPVPFDPLAHGIPPKVMEATDTSQLLALVAAEQLLSGLTGLSGVDRERVSVILGTSSLELLTTMGSRIQRPVWLKALRESGIAEDQAQAICDRIAASYVPWQEASLPGLLSNVVAGRIANRFDLHGSNYTTDAACASSLAALSSGANELATGQADLVITGGVDTLNDPVMYTCFSKTPALSPTGDCRPFSDQADGMVLGEGIVLFAIRRLEDAERDGDRIHAVIRGIGTASDGRGSSIYAPVPEGQARALRRAYGAAGYGPETVELVEAHGTGTAAGDAAEFAGLRAVFSAAGRSGTQWCALGSVKSQIGHTKNAAGAAGLLKATLALSQKALPPTIKVDRPNPALGFADSPFYLNTQARPWISDGSHPRRAAVSSFGFGGTDFHVTLEEYRPSPGSESRAPELTRAASSELVLFSADSPQALVSACRASSGVSRPLAAIARETQGAFDHTAQSKLAIVATTEADLTAKLEATADRIEADPETALSAPRGVYYAPRRIDPGKLGLLFSGQGSQYVGMGAEVAMLHPAARSAWDSAAGIFFDGVALHRVVFPPPVFTEDERAQQDRRLTRTEWAQPALAVQSLALLEVLRTLGVSPDAVAGHSFGELVALHVAGCYDAETLIRLARKRGELMRDAATSQGAMLAVAGSIDDVRSIVADLDDQLWVANHNAPKQVAVSGTTEAIDRLAKWLAEAGRAARKLNTAAAFHSPLMDSARAPLREFLTAVDVAPPRIDAYSNAEADRYPPDPDAIRDRLADHLQRPVRFVDQIETMHANGVRTFVEVGAGATLTRLTSDILAGREHLSVSLDHARTDGVTALHEGLAQLAVRGIPLNFEALWCPFTPIEEPRMDEKPGMTVDLIGANYGKPYPPPGGAHELPPPNPPQQAKSTTPFPEAVDGPVVHGHRPSPDWVPGEGHPSQSNLVRGASHPVSDPWLDALRETQRQASEAHATYQRVMAETHLAFLRMSEAALGGLSSGGVPQAAPGGLSSGGVPQAAPGGFSPASVPEAAAMQPAVTPWDHAGYTVPQVPSALPEPVSVPVPASDSVAPSYDAYAASVENPAAEPDSGGVDVALVLEVVAEKTGYPLSVLDAGMELESDLGIDSIKRVEILSAVRERVPDLAEVDPALLGAAGTLGEVAELLGAGDSGVVHVGAEPAPPQEVTPSDKPTELTRQAISTRRAIPEPVGVPVPASDSVAPSFDAYAASVENPAAEPDSSGVDVALVLEVVAEKTGYPLSVLDAGMELESDLGIDSIKRVEILSAVRERVPGLAEVDPALLGAAATLGEVAELLGAGDSGVVHVGAEPAAPQEVTPSDKPTELTRQAISTRRAPAVGFALPGLIGASIAITEDGTGVAEPLAAELVEHGVRAFVTADVLGDTDGVIFLGGLRSGSAEEAIAVNREALRVARAMVAGRSETPRVFVAVQDTGGDFGLSGSAPERVWLGGVAALARTAAKEWPGTAVKAIDCERGGRSGAELARAIARELLTGGAVTDVGLTADGARTVLHHAEAPFGDSWTDVIGPDSVIVISGGARGVTAMAARALAAARKPKLVLLGRTPLADEPSYLSGVSGEAAVREAVAEHLRTSGEPAAPQRIRSEAARVLSCREIRATLDALESCGSPARYLPVDVRDSAALSEALAEVRAEWGPITGLVHGAGVLADKTIKDKTDEQLDYVFGTKVDGLRTLLDVTAEDPLDLLCVFSSVAACYGNAGQSDYAMANEVITQIAAAERTKRPGCLVRTIAWGPWDGGMVDASLADRLRASGVQLIPIEAGAKAFVDEVLGARDPVQVVCAAGTFPKAEPSAAGEIVVTDRSHPYLADHSVAGTTVVPVAMVLEWFTAAAHLAGTCETVALRDLDVLRKITLDHFAGDGDIVRITCEPGGSLVLHGTGELPHYRAKLDYGGTAVSTETIETAVDAPRRWDVPAGLDAFGDRPIYDGYLLFHGPAFQALRGVDGVSAAGAVGTVVGARVLGWPDEHRHTDPAAVDGGIQLATLWAERALGTAALPMGVGEFRLHRPGMLDGAGTSIIRAGQVHSAHAECDLQLCAADGTPVAELHRLRLVARPDGAPSGR; encoded by the coding sequence ATGCCCGAGGCGAGAACGAGAACCATGCCGCCGGTCGCGATTGTCGGGGTCAGCGCGCTGCTGCCGGGTTCTTCCGATCCGGGCGGATTTTGGCGCACCGTCGTGACGGGAGAGGACCAGGTCACCGAGGTACCGGCGACGCACTGGCTGGTCGAGGACCACTACGACCCGGATCCGGCGGCACCGGACAAGACCTATGCGCATCGCGGCGCGTTCCTCTCCCCGGTGCCGTTCGATCCGCTCGCTCACGGCATTCCCCCCAAGGTGATGGAAGCCACCGACACCAGTCAACTGCTTGCACTCGTGGCAGCCGAACAACTGCTGTCCGGCCTTACCGGCCTGTCGGGTGTGGATCGCGAGCGGGTGAGCGTTATCCTCGGTACGTCGTCGCTGGAACTGCTGACCACTATGGGCAGTCGCATCCAGCGGCCGGTGTGGCTGAAGGCGTTGCGGGAGAGCGGCATCGCCGAGGACCAGGCGCAGGCGATCTGCGATCGAATCGCAGCCAGCTACGTCCCGTGGCAGGAGGCCAGCCTGCCTGGCTTGCTCAGCAACGTCGTGGCCGGGCGGATCGCGAACAGGTTCGACCTGCACGGGAGCAACTACACCACGGACGCCGCGTGTGCGAGCTCGTTGGCTGCGTTGTCCAGCGGGGCGAACGAACTCGCCACCGGACAGGCCGACCTGGTGATCACGGGCGGGGTGGACACACTCAACGATCCGGTGATGTACACCTGCTTCAGCAAGACACCTGCGCTTTCTCCAACTGGCGATTGCCGTCCCTTCTCGGACCAGGCCGACGGCATGGTTCTCGGGGAAGGGATTGTCCTGTTCGCGATTCGCCGCCTCGAAGATGCCGAGCGCGACGGCGACCGGATTCACGCGGTCATCCGCGGCATCGGCACCGCCTCGGACGGGCGCGGCAGCTCCATCTACGCGCCGGTGCCCGAAGGGCAGGCCAGGGCGCTGCGCCGGGCCTACGGCGCAGCGGGCTACGGTCCGGAAACGGTGGAGCTCGTCGAGGCGCACGGCACTGGAACCGCCGCCGGGGACGCTGCCGAGTTCGCCGGACTTCGAGCTGTGTTCAGTGCGGCCGGACGCTCCGGCACCCAGTGGTGCGCACTTGGCTCGGTGAAGTCGCAGATCGGCCACACCAAGAACGCGGCGGGCGCTGCCGGTCTGCTCAAGGCCACGCTCGCATTGAGTCAAAAGGCATTGCCACCGACGATCAAGGTCGACCGCCCCAATCCGGCACTCGGATTCGCCGACAGCCCGTTCTACCTGAACACCCAGGCACGTCCATGGATCAGCGATGGCAGCCATCCGCGGCGCGCTGCGGTGTCCAGCTTCGGCTTCGGCGGAACAGATTTCCACGTCACGTTGGAGGAGTACCGGCCCTCGCCGGGGTCGGAGAGCCGTGCGCCCGAGTTGACCAGGGCAGCCTCCTCCGAGCTGGTTTTGTTCTCGGCCGATTCCCCGCAGGCGCTTGTGAGCGCGTGCCGGGCAAGCTCAGGTGTCTCCCGCCCGCTGGCCGCGATCGCGCGGGAGACGCAAGGCGCGTTCGACCACACCGCCCAGTCCAAACTGGCAATCGTGGCGACCACCGAAGCCGATCTGACCGCGAAGCTGGAAGCGACAGCGGACCGCATCGAAGCGGATCCGGAGACGGCGTTGTCCGCCCCGCGAGGTGTCTACTATGCGCCTCGTCGTATCGATCCCGGCAAGCTGGGACTCCTGTTCTCCGGGCAGGGCAGCCAGTACGTCGGGATGGGCGCAGAGGTCGCGATGCTTCATCCGGCCGCCAGGAGTGCGTGGGACTCGGCCGCTGGAATCTTCTTCGACGGTGTCGCGCTGCATCGCGTGGTGTTCCCGCCTCCCGTCTTCACCGAGGACGAGCGGGCTCAGCAAGACCGCCGGCTGACCCGCACGGAGTGGGCACAACCGGCTCTCGCTGTGCAAAGCCTTGCACTGCTGGAAGTTCTGCGCACCTTGGGCGTCTCGCCGGATGCCGTTGCGGGGCACAGCTTCGGAGAGCTGGTTGCGTTGCACGTCGCCGGTTGCTACGACGCCGAGACGCTCATCAGGCTGGCACGCAAGCGCGGAGAACTGATGCGGGACGCCGCCACTTCACAAGGAGCTATGCTCGCGGTCGCGGGTTCCATCGACGACGTCCGCTCGATCGTTGCGGATCTCGACGACCAGCTGTGGGTCGCCAACCACAACGCACCCAAACAAGTCGCGGTGTCCGGCACCACCGAGGCGATCGACCGGCTGGCGAAGTGGCTTGCCGAAGCCGGCCGAGCTGCCCGGAAACTGAACACAGCCGCCGCATTCCACAGCCCGCTCATGGACTCCGCCCGCGCACCGCTGCGGGAATTCCTTACGGCTGTGGACGTCGCGCCGCCGCGAATCGACGCGTACTCGAACGCGGAAGCCGATCGCTACCCGCCCGACCCGGACGCGATCCGGGACCGCCTGGCCGACCACCTTCAACGGCCGGTCCGGTTCGTCGACCAGATCGAGACCATGCACGCCAACGGTGTCCGTACGTTCGTCGAGGTCGGTGCGGGAGCGACCCTCACGAGACTGACCAGCGACATCCTGGCCGGACGCGAACACCTGTCGGTCAGCCTGGATCACGCCCGCACCGACGGGGTCACCGCCCTGCACGAAGGGCTGGCCCAGCTCGCCGTGCGCGGTATCCCCCTGAACTTCGAGGCACTGTGGTGCCCGTTCACGCCGATCGAGGAACCCCGAATGGACGAAAAACCCGGCATGACAGTGGACCTGATCGGCGCGAACTACGGCAAACCGTATCCACCGCCCGGCGGTGCCCACGAACTCCCGCCGCCCAACCCACCACAGCAAGCCAAGAGCACCACCCCATTTCCCGAAGCCGTGGACGGACCTGTCGTCCACGGACATCGACCTTCCCCCGATTGGGTGCCAGGTGAGGGGCACCCTTCACAAAGCAACCTGGTCAGGGGTGCCTCTCACCCCGTTTCGGACCCCTGGCTAGACGCGTTGCGGGAGACGCAGCGGCAGGCGAGCGAAGCGCATGCCACCTACCAGCGCGTGATGGCCGAGACGCACCTGGCGTTCCTCCGCATGTCCGAAGCGGCTCTCGGCGGATTGTCTTCTGGCGGCGTGCCGCAAGCAGCGCCCGGCGGATTGTCTTCTGGCGGCGTGCCGCAAGCAGCGCCCGGTGGGTTCTCTCCCGCTAGCGTGCCCGAAGCGGCTGCCATGCAGCCCGCTGTTACCCCTTGGGACCATGCCGGCTACACCGTGCCCCAAGTGCCATCGGCTTTACCGGAACCCGTGAGTGTCCCGGTTCCCGCTTCTGATTCCGTGGCGCCGTCATACGACGCATACGCGGCTTCGGTTGAGAACCCGGCTGCGGAGCCGGATTCGGGCGGTGTTGATGTGGCGTTGGTGTTGGAGGTGGTGGCGGAGAAGACGGGTTATCCGTTGAGCGTGCTTGATGCGGGTATGGAGTTGGAGTCGGATCTGGGCATTGATTCGATCAAGCGGGTGGAGATTCTTTCGGCGGTGCGGGAGCGGGTTCCTGATCTGGCAGAGGTTGATCCGGCGTTGCTGGGTGCCGCCGGAACGCTCGGCGAGGTGGCTGAACTGCTCGGTGCCGGGGATAGCGGCGTGGTACACGTCGGAGCCGAACCTGCCCCGCCCCAGGAAGTAACACCGAGTGACAAGCCGACAGAGTTGACGCGACAGGCCATTTCCACCCGGCGGGCAATACCGGAACCCGTGGGTGTCCCGGTTCCCGCTTCTGATTCCGTGGCGCCGTCATTCGACGCATACGCGGCTTCGGTCGAGAACCCGGCTGCGGAGCCGGATTCGAGCGGTGTTGATGTGGCGTTGGTGTTGGAGGTGGTGGCGGAGAAGACGGGTTATCCGTTGAGCGTGCTTGATGCGGGTATGGAGTTGGAGTCGGATCTGGGCATTGATTCGATCAAGCGGGTGGAGATTCTTTCGGCGGTGCGGGAGCGGGTTCCCGGTCTGGCAGAGGTTGATCCGGCATTGCTGGGTGCCGCCGCAACGCTGGGTGAGGTGGCTGAACTGCTCGGCGCCGGGGATAGCGGCGTGGTACACGTCGGAGCCGAACCTGCCGCGCCCCAGGAAGTAACACCGAGTGACAAGCCGACCGAGTTGACGCGACAGGCCATTTCCACCCGGCGGGCACCGGCGGTCGGCTTCGCGCTGCCCGGGTTGATCGGCGCGTCGATAGCGATCACCGAGGACGGAACCGGCGTGGCCGAGCCTCTCGCGGCCGAACTCGTCGAGCACGGTGTGCGCGCGTTCGTCACCGCGGATGTACTGGGCGACACCGACGGCGTCATCTTCCTCGGGGGCCTGCGCTCTGGCTCGGCAGAGGAGGCCATCGCGGTCAACCGGGAGGCATTGCGGGTGGCTCGCGCGATGGTCGCTGGTCGTTCGGAAACACCCAGGGTTTTCGTTGCGGTGCAGGACACCGGTGGTGACTTCGGGCTGTCCGGCTCCGCGCCGGAACGCGTGTGGCTCGGCGGGGTCGCGGCGCTGGCGCGTACCGCCGCGAAGGAATGGCCGGGCACGGCGGTCAAAGCGATCGACTGCGAGCGGGGTGGGCGCAGCGGCGCCGAGCTGGCGCGGGCAATCGCTCGTGAGCTGCTCACCGGTGGCGCGGTGACTGACGTGGGACTGACCGCTGACGGCGCTCGCACCGTGCTTCACCACGCCGAGGCGCCGTTCGGCGACTCGTGGACCGATGTGATCGGCCCGGATTCTGTGATCGTCATCAGCGGTGGAGCGCGCGGTGTGACCGCGATGGCGGCGCGAGCCCTCGCCGCCGCACGCAAACCCAAGCTCGTCCTGCTCGGCCGCACGCCCTTGGCGGATGAGCCGTCTTACCTGTCTGGCGTGTCCGGCGAGGCAGCTGTGCGGGAGGCGGTGGCCGAGCATCTGCGGACCAGTGGTGAGCCAGCTGCACCGCAGCGGATCAGGTCCGAAGCCGCCAGAGTGCTTTCCTGCCGCGAAATCCGGGCGACGCTCGACGCGCTGGAATCCTGCGGTTCGCCGGCCCGCTATCTTCCCGTGGATGTCCGCGACAGCGCGGCGCTGAGCGAAGCCCTGGCGGAAGTGCGCGCGGAGTGGGGGCCGATCACTGGGCTCGTGCACGGTGCCGGGGTGCTGGCGGACAAGACCATCAAGGACAAGACCGACGAACAGCTCGACTACGTCTTCGGCACGAAGGTCGACGGCCTGCGCACCCTGCTCGACGTGACAGCGGAGGATCCCCTTGATCTCCTCTGCGTGTTCTCCTCGGTCGCAGCCTGCTACGGCAACGCGGGGCAGAGCGACTACGCCATGGCCAACGAGGTCATCACCCAGATCGCCGCGGCAGAGCGCACGAAACGCCCGGGGTGCCTGGTCCGCACCATTGCGTGGGGCCCGTGGGACGGCGGGATGGTGGATGCGTCGCTGGCCGACCGCTTGCGGGCCTCCGGAGTCCAGCTGATCCCGATCGAAGCAGGGGCGAAAGCCTTCGTCGACGAGGTACTGGGTGCGCGCGATCCTGTGCAGGTCGTGTGCGCCGCGGGCACCTTCCCGAAAGCCGAGCCCAGTGCAGCCGGGGAGATCGTGGTCACCGACCGGTCGCATCCGTATCTGGCGGACCACTCCGTTGCCGGCACGACGGTGGTTCCGGTCGCGATGGTGCTGGAGTGGTTCACCGCCGCGGCGCACCTGGCCGGGACGTGTGAAACCGTTGCGCTTCGCGACCTCGACGTACTCCGCAAGATCACCCTTGACCACTTCGCCGGAGACGGCGATATCGTGCGCATCACCTGCGAGCCCGGCGGATCCCTGGTCCTGCATGGCACGGGGGAGTTGCCGCATTACCGAGCGAAACTGGACTACGGAGGGACCGCGGTTTCAACTGAAACAATTGAAACTGCGGTCGACGCACCGCGCCGATGGGACGTTCCGGCGGGCCTGGACGCCTTCGGCGACAGGCCGATCTACGACGGCTACCTGCTGTTCCACGGTCCGGCGTTCCAGGCCCTCCGCGGCGTCGACGGGGTCTCCGCGGCCGGAGCGGTTGGGACGGTTGTCGGCGCGCGTGTGCTGGGCTGGCCGGATGAGCACCGTCACACCGATCCGGCGGCGGTGGACGGCGGTATCCAGTTGGCGACCTTGTGGGCTGAGCGGGCGCTGGGGACCGCCGCGCTGCCCATGGGCGTCGGCGAATTCCGGCTGCATCGTCCGGGAATGCTGGACGGCGCGGGCACGAGCATCATACGAGCGGGACAGGTGCACAGCGCTCATGCTGAGTGCGATCTCCAGCTCTGCGCCGCCGACGGCACACCCGTCGCCGAGCTGCACCGGCTTCGCCTGGTGGCCCGCCCCGATGGCGCCCCGAGCGGGAGGTGA